In Osmerus mordax isolate fOsmMor3 chromosome 27, fOsmMor3.pri, whole genome shotgun sequence, the sequence GAGTCATTCGCATTGTGTGAATGACTCACACTGAAAATGTTAGCTCTTATACCTAGCACAGACATGTCTGCCCCCCAACCACCCTCCTGCCCTACCTACTGCCCCCCCAACgcaccctgagtgtgtgtgtacgtgtgttcctCACCAGGGTCTTGGTCGTCCAGCCAGGAAAGGTCGTCTGAGCTGACCTCCGccaggctgggggtgggactGAAGTCCTCAGAGCCTGAGTCTGGCTCCgcctcctgacctctgacccggcGCCTGGGGGGTGGAGCTGATACTAAAGCTGCTACAGGGAGAGAACAgatgttttgagtgtgtgtctgacctggtgtgtgtgtgtctcacctggtgtgtgtctgtctcacctggtgtgtgtctgtctcacctggtgtgtgtctgtctcacctggtgtgtgtgtgtctcacctggtgtgtgtgtgtctcacctggtgtgtgtgtgtgtttgggggcagcaggggagtgtctctctctgagaatcagactcctcacctcctccctcagctccgTCACAGTCACCCTgcagcaagacacacacatgttacacacacgttacacacacatggtacacacacattacacacacacgttacacacacagggtatcagctctacccctccacacacacactattataaacacacactaaGGCACcttccgtgcacacacacacacctgagctgTTGcacctcctgctgtgtgtgtgtgtactgagagACGGTCTTGGCCAGGTCCAGGCTGTGCGTTCTGTAGCTGCTGGTCAGCTCCTCTaacgtctgcacacacacaggtcacaggtCAGAGGTTAAAGAGAGGACATAAACACTGTAGGAGAGTCCAGATGTGGAGATACAAGCAGGTGAAAGTTTAGGGTTCAGAGGTCACGCAGGGGAAAGTTTAGGGTTCAGAGGTCACGCAGGGGAAAGTTTAGGGTTCAGAGGTCACGCAGGGGAAAGGTTAGGGTTCAGATGTCACGCAGGTGAAAGGTGAGGGTTCAGATGTTACGCAGGTGAAAGGTGAGGGTTCAGAGGTCACGCAGGTGAAAGGTGAGGGTTCAGAGGTCACGCAGGTGAAAGGTGAGGGTTCAGAGGTCACCTGGCAGCTGCGTTCATACTGCCTCCTGGTCTCCCTGGACTCAGACTGCTGCAGAAACATGTCCTCCTCTTGtcttcctgtctcacacacacacacatgctgagtatgtatgtgtgtgtgtctgagtgtgtgagtgtgtgtgtgtgagcgagtgtgtgtgtgtatctgtgtgtgtttctcacgtAGTTGTGTCTTCAGAttgtccacctctctcctcagctggTCCAGCTCCTCTCTGCGGAGCTTGGAGCTGAAGCTGGAGAGGACAGTCAGAATGAGAGCCCagtactccccctccccctcccaggtggcgcctccctcacctctcctccaggttGCCTAGCGACGTCGCCCTGGTGACGTGCGTCCTCAGGCTGGCCAGCTCgcgccccacctccctcctccatcgctccaccctgctctcctccgcagggctcctcctctcctcctccctctccccgcccGGCCCCTGCCTCAGCCTGGACACCTGCCCTGGGGGCCACATCAGGGCTGACTctcaggaacacacacctgctcatgaCCATGTGACATGTTGACGGGTGTAGTTaccctgcagctcctccaggtgGCGCTGTTGggactgtctctctgcttccatGTTCCGCAGCCGCTGGGAGAGAGACTCCACGGCCTGACAACGTGAGAAGCCTCATTTAAATATCAatgtctctgtcacacactcacactcacacatacacactcacaaacctggCTCTGCAGCTGGAGCTGTGATTGGACGGCGGCCAGGTCTGTCCACTGCAGCGCCGgggtgagggagcaggaggggtgaggaagaggaggaagaggccccAAGCCTGACACACCAGACACCTCTCTCACTAGAGCAGAAtctgagacagaggggggaaaggggggggggacagagaggagggggacaggggggtagAAATAGACATGTATCAGAGGTGATCTATCAGGTCAGATCAGTATGGGCTGATTCCACTCACCTTGTCTTCCTGTAGGgagcctccctggtgaggtagCCAGTCTTTCCTGTGGAAACATGACAACAGCTGAAATAACTGGAATTAAAATTGAAATCATATCAATGATTCATTATTGAAAATTCTCAgcagctcttcctctctccaaggTGCCCTTCGTATTGCGTTGCTCTATGGCGCCATCTACTGGTAATCTCTACCGAGAATTCAATGTGGTGAAGAGTTACTTTAACACAATTCGTGTCACCTGTTAGTGGACCGCTGTACTCACCCTCATCTTTGCTACGCTGCCGTCCGCGGCAGACATAATAGAGCTCAGCTGGGTGTCCCAGTTCATCTCGACTCCTCAGCTGCTAACATCAAATATGTACGAACACAACACAATTTGGGGACTGGTCAGGATGGGCGAGTCAATGTTCGTTGACGGGAGATCGAGCTAGCTACAaaaatgtatactgtacaaaTAGTCTACGTAGCGTTGCAATGCTAGTAAACTACCGATTACTCGACGTGTTTGTGGCTGGCTGATAGTGACAGGATAAGATGACTTGCTGCTGCGTGTGAGATGAAGTTACACCGCCCGCGGTTAGCTAGTTTAGACTAGCGGTTTAGTTCCCATGGTGGCCCGAAGGAGCTACGCTAAGTAGCCTTGCTACAAGCTAGACATCGTTAATGATACCAGTTACACACCCTAACCTAACAACTACACATTCAGTCAGACATAGTAGAGCTACCAGTCATGTACTCAAAACTAAAGGACACGATGACAAAGGATCAAATGCACTGATTTACGTCTGTAAAACACCCTGCTAATAACCTAGCTCCATACTATAAGGGTTGACTAGTCCGAGCTAAGCACCTACTAGGCTACTGTACCCGTAGCTAGTACTACTAGCTAGTAGTACCTGGTGGACGGAGGCTGTACCTTGCTAAGAGACGAGATCAAGAACCAGGCATTCCATGCAGTCCAATCAATCTGTCTAAAGATGTATATCAGAAGTCCCATTTAAAACGCACAATTGACTTGACAAAATCAGCTCATTATTTATATCGTACATTTGGAAATGCAAACacataaaataaatgtataacCAAGTTATGTAGCCTGCTAATTAGCTAGCACTACTTACAAACCAACAGCCCCAATCAACTTTTAAATCGAGGAGCGCAACTGTCTACGTAAATGCTCAGGATTGTGGGGGTTGTAGTAGTGAAAAGTTAGACGGCGAATACAATTTCTTGTGACTGGAACACCATTCCCCGACATGCATCATTATGTTGACATTCAGCAATGGCGACTCCCCGTGTGAATGTGGAGGATTTCAGAAGACCGCTTCATGATTCACTGTCAAAGCTCGGATTTGAAGTTCATCCTTTCAAGGTATCGTGGCTTCGACTTATCTTTCAAATGTGCTCGACCACGCCGCCTGTTCTACTTTCTCTCTTACATCTCGCAGATCGGCTGGTACAA encodes:
- the LOC136936992 gene encoding forkhead-associated domain-containing protein 1-like; this encodes MNWDTQLSSIMSAADGSVAKMRERLATSPGRLPTGRQDSALVREVSGVSGLGPLPPLPHPSCSLTPALQWTDLAAVQSQLQLQSQAVESLSQRLRNMEAERQSQQRHLEELQGQVSRLRQGPGGEREEERRSPAEESRVERWRREVGRELASLRTHVTRATSLGNLEESFSSKLRREELDQLRREVDNLKTQLRRQEEDMFLQQSESRETRRQYERSCQTLEELTSSYRTHSLDLAKTVSQYTHTQQEVQQLRVTVTELREEVRSLILRERHSPAAPKHTHTPAALVSAPPPRRRVRGQEAEPDSGSEDFSPTPSLAEVSSDDLSWLDDQDPAPRHRRPRIHLGSRDRDLGVGSVLDDDEDNLELGSELSLDDL